From Desulfuromonas soudanensis, the proteins below share one genomic window:
- a CDS encoding type IV pilus twitching motility protein PilT, which translates to MSTEQKPQAASLGIHQLLKAMVDQGSSDLHITTGTPPQIRINGHMVPLKLPPLQPAETKQLCYSILTDAQKRKFEEENELDFSFGVKGLARFRGNVFMQRGALAGVFRLIPFKILTFDDLDLPPVVRSISRKPRGLVLVTGPTGSGKSTTLAAMIDAINSERHEHIVTIEDPIEFIHPHKKCIVNQREVGADTVSFKRAIKSILRQDPDVVLIGELRDLETIEAALTIAETGHLCFATLHTNSCVQTINRIVDVFPTNQQQQVRTQLSFVLEGVLSQSLLPRADGKGRAMALEVMVPNMAIRALIRDDKVHQLYSQMQMGQEKYGMQTMNQALFMLFHKKRISMDDALMRSSEPEELRQMIANPASVLKRQGQMSGSGHGN; encoded by the coding sequence ATGTCCACAGAACAAAAACCCCAGGCCGCATCCCTCGGTATTCACCAACTCCTCAAGGCGATGGTCGACCAGGGGTCGTCCGACCTGCACATCACCACCGGCACACCGCCCCAGATCCGCATCAACGGCCACATGGTCCCCCTCAAGCTTCCGCCGCTGCAGCCGGCCGAGACAAAGCAGCTCTGCTACAGCATCCTCACCGACGCCCAGAAGCGCAAATTCGAGGAGGAAAACGAGCTCGATTTTTCCTTCGGCGTCAAGGGACTGGCCCGATTCCGCGGCAACGTCTTCATGCAGCGCGGTGCCCTTGCCGGTGTCTTCCGGCTCATCCCCTTCAAGATCCTCACCTTCGACGATCTCGACCTGCCGCCGGTGGTGCGCAGCATCTCCCGCAAACCCCGCGGCCTTGTGCTGGTCACCGGTCCCACCGGTAGCGGCAAGTCGACCACGTTGGCGGCGATGATCGACGCCATCAACAGCGAGCGCCACGAACACATCGTCACCATCGAAGACCCCATCGAATTTATCCATCCCCACAAGAAATGCATTGTCAATCAGCGGGAGGTCGGGGCCGACACCGTTTCCTTCAAGCGGGCGATCAAGTCGATCCTGCGCCAGGACCCCGACGTCGTATTGATCGGCGAACTGCGTGACCTGGAAACGATCGAGGCCGCATTGACCATCGCCGAGACCGGCCACCTCTGTTTTGCCACCCTGCACACCAACTCCTGCGTACAGACCATCAACCGCATCGTCGATGTCTTCCCCACCAACCAGCAGCAGCAGGTGCGCACCCAGCTCTCCTTCGTCCTCGAAGGGGTCCTCTCCCAGAGCCTCCTCCCGAGGGCCGACGGCAAGGGGCGGGCAATGGCTCTGGAGGTCATGGTCCCCAATATGGCGATCCGCGCCCTGATCCGCGACGACAAGGTCCACCAGCTCTATTCGCAGATGCAGATGGGACAGGAGAAGTACGGGATGCAGACCATGAACCAGGCGCTGTTCATGCTTTTTCACAAGAAGCGGATCTCTATGGATGACGCGCTGATGCGCTCCTCCGAACCTGAAGAACTGCGGCAGATGATCGCCAATCCCGCATCGGTGCTGAAACGTCAGGGCCAGATGTCCGGGTCCGGACACGGTAATTAA
- the pilB gene encoding type IV-A pilus assembly ATPase PilB, protein MTSNRLGELLVRNKLIDESQLAKALEEQKVQGGRLGASLIKLGFLKEDELSAFLSRQYGVPSINLAEFEIDPGVIRLVPSDVAQKYQIIPINRAGSTLIVAMSDPSNIFAIDDIKFMTGFNVEVVVAPDTSIKAAIDKYYDQSATLADVMNDLEDIDLEVVDEADDVDVSELAKASEDAPVVKLVNLILTDAIKRKASDIHVEPYEHSFRVRYRIDGVLYEVMKPPMKLKAAITSRIKIMAEMDIAERRLPQDGRIKIKLGGGKDMDYRVNCLPTLFGEKIVCRLLDKSNLQLDMTKLGYEEAALKWFKQEIHKPFGMVLVTGPTGSGKTVSLYSALAELNKVTENISTAEDPVEFNFAGINQCQMHEEIGLNFASALRAFLRQDPDIIMIGEIRDFETAEIGVKAALTGHLVLSTLHTNDAPSTINRLLNMGIEPFLVASAVNLITAQRLGRRVCSECKELEDVPAKALIDAGVPAAEVGEYVCYRGVGCPTCNNTGYKGRIGIYQVMPMFEGIRELILAGANTAEIKRESMRLGVKTMRQSALTKLKEGATTLEEVLRVTVSDD, encoded by the coding sequence ATGACAAGCAATCGACTCGGAGAACTCCTGGTCCGCAACAAGCTCATCGACGAGAGCCAACTTGCCAAAGCCCTTGAAGAGCAGAAGGTGCAGGGGGGGCGTCTCGGCGCCAGCCTCATCAAACTCGGATTCCTCAAGGAAGACGAACTCTCGGCCTTTCTCTCCCGTCAGTATGGCGTCCCCTCCATCAACCTGGCCGAATTCGAGATCGATCCCGGGGTCATTCGTCTGGTCCCCTCCGATGTCGCCCAGAAATATCAGATCATCCCTATCAACCGGGCTGGCTCGACCCTGATCGTCGCCATGAGCGACCCGTCAAACATCTTTGCCATCGACGACATCAAGTTCATGACCGGTTTCAATGTCGAGGTCGTCGTCGCTCCCGACACCTCGATCAAGGCGGCGATCGACAAATACTACGACCAGAGCGCCACGCTGGCCGACGTGATGAACGATCTCGAGGACATCGATCTCGAGGTCGTTGACGAGGCCGATGATGTCGATGTCAGCGAGCTGGCCAAGGCCAGCGAGGATGCGCCGGTCGTCAAGCTGGTCAACCTGATTCTGACCGACGCCATCAAGCGCAAGGCTTCGGACATCCATGTCGAGCCGTACGAGCATTCGTTCCGGGTCCGCTACCGCATCGACGGCGTCCTCTATGAGGTGATGAAGCCGCCGATGAAACTCAAAGCGGCCATCACCTCCCGTATCAAGATCATGGCCGAGATGGATATCGCCGAGCGGCGACTCCCCCAGGACGGCCGTATCAAGATCAAGCTCGGCGGCGGCAAGGACATGGACTACCGGGTCAACTGCCTGCCGACCCTCTTCGGCGAAAAGATCGTCTGCCGGCTCCTTGACAAGTCCAACCTGCAACTCGATATGACCAAGCTCGGGTACGAGGAGGCCGCTCTCAAGTGGTTCAAGCAGGAGATCCACAAGCCTTTCGGCATGGTGCTGGTCACCGGCCCCACCGGTTCGGGGAAGACCGTTTCCCTCTACTCGGCTCTTGCCGAACTCAACAAGGTGACGGAGAACATCTCCACCGCCGAAGACCCCGTCGAGTTCAACTTCGCCGGAATCAACCAGTGCCAGATGCACGAGGAGATCGGTCTCAACTTCGCCTCGGCGCTCCGCGCCTTTCTCCGCCAGGATCCGGACATCATCATGATCGGCGAGATCCGCGACTTCGAAACCGCCGAGATCGGGGTCAAGGCCGCACTCACCGGGCATCTCGTCCTCTCCACCCTCCACACAAACGACGCTCCGAGCACCATCAACCGTCTCCTCAATATGGGGATCGAGCCGTTTCTGGTCGCCTCGGCGGTCAACCTGATCACCGCCCAGCGCCTCGGGCGCCGTGTCTGCAGCGAATGCAAGGAACTTGAAGACGTCCCCGCAAAGGCACTCATCGACGCCGGCGTTCCCGCTGCCGAGGTCGGTGAATATGTCTGTTACCGCGGCGTAGGCTGCCCCACCTGCAACAATACCGGCTACAAGGGACGAATCGGCATCTACCAGGTCATGCCGATGTTCGAAGGGATCCGCGAGCTGATTCTGGCCGGAGCCAACACCGCCGAAATCAAGCGCGAATCGATGCGCCTCGGCGTCAAGACCATGCGCCAGTCGGCCCTGACCAAGCTCAAGGAAGGTGCAACCACCCTGGAAGAGGTGTTGCGCGTTACCGTCTCCGACGACTAG
- the aroE gene encoding shikimate dehydrogenase: protein MLVRGTTRIFGIFGDPVAHSLSPLMQNEAFSCAGIDGIYVPFHVAPAALEQGVASLRALKIAGVNVTIPHKEAVCQYLDFVDPEARLIGAVNTIVNRDGLLCGYNTDGKGLLRSLAEDLEFAPRGKRILLLGAGGACRAALVALARGGAAWIGIANRTPARAAALVEEFHISLGGTALASFSLAAEDLSSLAEIDLLVNTSALGLKGESFPEIPWSSFNPGARVYDMVYTRSGTPLLHAARDRGYAAADGLGMLAGQGEESFALWTGTAPPSGVMKGRLLAEFSER, encoded by the coding sequence ATGCTCGTGCGCGGTACAACTCGAATCTTCGGCATCTTCGGCGATCCGGTGGCTCATTCCCTGTCGCCGCTGATGCAGAATGAAGCCTTCAGTTGCGCCGGCATCGACGGGATCTATGTCCCCTTTCACGTCGCGCCGGCGGCCCTGGAACAGGGGGTGGCGAGTCTGCGGGCTCTGAAAATCGCCGGAGTCAACGTCACCATTCCGCACAAGGAAGCCGTCTGTCAATATCTTGACTTTGTCGACCCCGAGGCGCGCCTGATCGGCGCCGTCAACACCATCGTCAACCGCGACGGCCTCCTCTGCGGCTACAATACCGACGGCAAGGGGCTGCTGCGCTCTCTGGCCGAAGACCTCGAGTTCGCTCCCAGAGGGAAGCGGATACTCCTTCTCGGGGCCGGCGGAGCCTGCCGTGCGGCCCTGGTGGCGCTGGCGCGGGGCGGTGCGGCATGGATCGGCATTGCCAACCGCACACCCGCACGGGCTGCGGCTCTGGTAGAGGAGTTTCACATTTCTCTTGGCGGCACAGCCCTTGCAAGTTTCTCCCTGGCCGCCGAGGATCTCTCCTCCCTTGCCGAAATTGACCTTCTGGTCAACACCTCGGCCCTCGGACTCAAGGGGGAATCCTTTCCAGAAATCCCCTGGAGTTCTTTTAATCCCGGGGCCCGTGTCTACGACATGGTCTATACCCGAAGCGGTACGCCGTTGCTCCACGCCGCCCGCGACCGCGGTTATGCGGCGGCCGACGGCCTGGGGATGCTGGCCGGGCAGGGGGAGGAGTCCTTTGCCCTCTGGACCGGCACCGCGCCGCCTTCTGGCGTGATGAAGGGGCGGCTTTTGGCAGAATTCTCAGAACGTTAA